The Natrinema sp. DC36 genome includes the window GGTCTCGGCGAGTTCGGCCGGCCAGCCGGCTACACCCAGCGACAGGTCGACCGCTGGGGTAAACAGCTCTCGTGGGCGTTCGAGGTCACCGAGGACGAGCGGAAAGTGCCCGACCTCCACGAGGTCGGCGACTGGCTCCGCGACAACGTTCCCGAAGAACACCCCCACACCCTCGTCCACGGCGACTACAAGCTCGACAACGTCATGTTCGGACCCGGGACGCCGCCGGAACTGATCGGCGTCTTCGACTGGGAGATGGCCACGCTCGGCGATCCGCGCGCCGATCTGGGCTGGATGCTCTCGTACTGGCGCGACGCGAAAGACCCCGAGCCGTCGATTCCCGAACTGACGACTCGCTTCATGGAGCGGGAGGGGTACTCGAGCCGAGCCGAACTGGTCGAGCGCTGGGAGGAGCTGACCGGCTACGAGTTCGAGCACGAGCGGTTCTACCGGACGCTGGCCGTCTACAAGCTGGCCGGCCTCGGCGAGATGTTCTTCCGGCGCTACCTCGAGGGGAACAGCGACGATCCGATGTACCCGCTGATGGAAGAGCGCGTGCCGGCGCTGGCCGCGCGCGCAAAGCGGATCATCGAGGGCGACGAACCGCTGTAGCGGAATCGATCCGCGATTTTCCGCCCGCAAGCGTGTGCCGGTCGAGTGGCGAACGAAATGACCGATGAATCGAACAGAACGGGTGTCGTACTCTTTGCTGCTGGCGTATCGAGAGTGAGCAGCGGCGCAGAACAGCTCTGAAGCGGCTGATTCACCCGATGGTCGTCGAACGAACTGTTCAGTAGTGGGTAAGTGGAACAGTGGAATGGAACAGTGGGTTACTGATGGGAGTGTGGGCGACGAAGCGTCCTGCTATCGTGGCAACAGGGAATCGCCACGCCCTCCCCAACCGATTCACTCGGTCATTCTTCCCTCGTTCATCCCTCGCACGGCGTTGCGTCGTGGTTCGCCATTGGCTCACCACGACACAGCGCGCGCCACCGTATGGCGACTGATCAGACTGCAGTGATTGATCGTTCCCCTGTACGTCCCATTCAGAGACTGACGAGGAACATTCGAGTCGGACGACTCGAGTCGATAGCGAAATCGAACTCGTCCCATCCCCGTCGCCCGCTAGTCGGCCGTCCGGTCGGAATAAACTCGAGTCTGGATTACCGACGTTTACTTCAAACTCGAGTCAGCGTTTGCGCGGTACAACGGCCGACAACGGGCTTAACATTGCTAAGTCGGTTCGGTGGTATTAAGACGATCCCGAGCAATCACACGACCATGTCACTGGACAGCATCGACCGCGTTGCAGTGCTAGGCGCGGGGAACATGGGGCACGGAATCACCGAAGTAA containing:
- a CDS encoding phosphotransferase family protein — protein: MSENYYERLVDEDALVAYLGEHLGEVDDYDIERHQEGHSNETLFVTWGDRELVIRRPPPGETADTAHDVLREYRVTNAVADTDVPVPTPVLACEDHDVIGSDFYVMEQLEGDVLREDEPERFAEPDQRARIGEELVDTLATIHDLDYEEIGLGEFGRPAGYTQRQVDRWGKQLSWAFEVTEDERKVPDLHEVGDWLRDNVPEEHPHTLVHGDYKLDNVMFGPGTPPELIGVFDWEMATLGDPRADLGWMLSYWRDAKDPEPSIPELTTRFMEREGYSSRAELVERWEELTGYEFEHERFYRTLAVYKLAGLGEMFFRRYLEGNSDDPMYPLMEERVPALAARAKRIIEGDEPL